The Desulfovibrio sp. genomic sequence CGGCTCTCTACCCCGTGGACAAGCGGCCCGCCACGCCACCACAAGTTGTCTCCGCCGAGAAACAAACCCTGCTCGCGGCTGCCGGGAACGCCTTGTTAGACGACGAATTCCTCGAGGATGACATCCTCACGGGCGCGGACGAAGACGAATGGGATTATGAGGACAACCTGGCCGGGCCCCCCACCTCGGAGCCAGGTTCCAACCAAGACAATACTACTGTTGTTGCAGGGGGGGGCTCCTCTGAGCCTGGCTCCAGCCAGGAGCATGAAACCATCGTCGAGGTTGAAGCAGATCCGGACGGATACAAAGAGAACCGCTTGAGTTCCGCAGAGTTCAATCTGGGCATCTCAGGTGGTACTTCGAACTGGCCGGGCCAGGTCGACCCTGCGCTGCTTCTTGTTCCTTCTCCTGCGATGAGCGGTATAGCAACTTGGGTTGGAGCGCTTCCGGAAATGCTTTCGGGTGCGGACGCATTGAAACGCGTGTTGGCCCAGGGCTGAGCCCAGGCCAGGAAACTTCCATCAGGCGCCTGCCGCGGTTGACCTTCTTTTCGTAGCGGTGCAGGAATAGTCATGAGCACCGCCTTGAGCTGCCTGAAGGCAGTGGCCGACGCCTACGCCATCCATTTCGACATCCGTACCGCCCAGGAGCGCTACGGCCTGCATGAAAGCGAACCCGACCCGGACACACTTTCCACAATAGCCCGCAGCAGCGGCTTTGACGCCGAAACGGCTCAGCTCGATTGGGACGCTCTCTCCCGTTTCGACCGGTTTCCCGCTCTGGCCCGTCTGGAGAAGGGCAATACGGTCGTCTTCGTGGGGTTTGCCCGAGGCCCCGAAGGCGAGCGGATTCTGGTGGCGGACCCCCTGTCCCAGTCGCCCGGGCCTTTCGAACTGGCAAAAGAGGGGCTTGAGAGCATTTGGAAGGGTCAAACGATCATCTTGACCCCCAAGAGAGGGTCTTCGGCCCTGCGCTGTCTGGCTTTGGCGGCCAGAGGCCGGGGTCTCGATCTTTCGCCCGACGGGCTTGCCCATCAGTACGCTCTTGAAAATGCTGAACCATCCCCGGACAAGCTGCTTACCATTGCCCGGGAACAGGGATTGCGGGCCGAATACAGGCGCCTGAGTTTCGAAGACGTTTTCCAGTTGGGCGAGGCGTTTCCGGTTTTGGCAAGGCTTGGGGACGGCCGGACAGTCATTCTGGCTGGAGTGTTGGGCGATGCGGATACCGGAAGCGTGGAGGTGCTGGACCTTTTGAGTTTCCCCCTGCGCCGGGAGCCCTGGGACCGGCAGCGGTTCCAGGACGAATGGGACGGCCAGGTCATGCTCCTCAAACGCCATTACGGAGTGACCGACGAGAACCAGCCTTTTGGCCTGCGCTGGTTCATCCCCGAGGCGCTTCGCCAGGGCCGGACGCTTTTCGACGTGGCCGTGGCGGCGATCATGCTCTCTCTTTTGGCCCTGGCGTTGCCCATCTACTTTCAGATAGTCATCGACAAGGTCCTCATACACCACAGCCTTTCCACGCTCCAGGTGTTGAGCCTGGGGATGCTCCTGGTGCTTGGCTTCGATGCGGCCTTCACCTTCTTGCGCGGATATCTGTTGCTCCACGCCACGTCCAAGATCGACATCCGCATCGCCACCCGGACGTTTTCCAAGCTGGTCAGCCTGCCCATGCTCTTTTTCGTGAGCAGCCACGCCGGCGTGCTCATCCAGCACATGCAGCAGGCGGACAAGATCCGTGAATTCCTGACCGGCAAGCTCTTCTTCACCATATTAGACAGCGTGGCCCTGGTGGTGTTTATCCCCGCGCTTTTTTTCTACAGCCCGCTGCTGGCCTCCCTGGTGGTGGGCTTCTCTCTTGTCCTGGCCGGGTTTCTGGCCGTGCTCATCCCCTATTTCAAGCGCAGGCTGTTAAAGCTCTACAAGGCCGAGGGAGAGCGCCAATCGTTTCTGGTGGAGACCATCCGGGGAATGGAGACGGTCAAATCCCTTTCGCTTGAGCCTGTCCAGCGCAAGAAGTGGGAGGAGAAGGCGGCCCGGGCCGTGTCCATGCGCTTCGACGTGGGAAGGATCTCCACTTCGGCCACTTCCGGTGTGGGCTTTCTGGAGAAGCTCATGAGCCTGTCTATCCCGTGGGTCGGGGTTTACCTGGTTTTCGAGCACCAGATGAGCGTCGGGGCCTTGATCGCCTTCCAGATGCTGGCCGGCCGGGTGAGCGCCCCCCTGGTGCAGATAGTGTCGCTCTTGCATGAATACCAGGAGAAGGCACTGTCGGTCAGGATGCTGGCCACCATCATGAACGAGCCCTCGGAGCGCTCTCCGGCCAAGGGGGGACTGCGTCCGGCCATCCGGGGAGATATCAGGTTCGATCAGGTCAGCTTCAGCTACGGTTCATCAGGCCCTCCAGCCTTGAGCCAGGTGAGCTTAAGTTTTCCCGCAGGGTCCGTCACCGGAATCGTGGGGAGAAGCGGCTCGGGCAAATCCACCCTTGCGAGGCTTATCCAGGGGCTTTACCCGGTGGAAAACGGCATCGTGACCATGGACGGCCACGACCTGCGCGAATTCGATCTGGTTCATCTGCGCCGCCATATCGGAGTGGTGCTCCAGGAGAACTTTCTCTTCCACGGAACCGTGCGTGACAATATCGGGATTTCCAAAACCACGGCCACCATGAACGAGATCGCCTGGGCAGCCGGGTTGGCCGGGGCCGATGAATTTATTAGCCGCCTGCCCCAGGGCTACGACACCATGCTCGAGGAAAACGGCGCCAACCTCTCGGGGGGCCAGAAACAGCGGCTGGCCATCGCCCGGGTGCTGCTCACGCAGCCGCGCATCCTCATTTTCGATGAAGCCACCAGCGCCCTGGATGCCGAGAGCGAGGAAATCATCCAGAACAATCTGGAGAAAATCACCCGCGACCGCACAACCATCATGATCAGCCACCGCTTGTCCATGCTGGCCGGGGCTGACCGCATCATCGTCATGGATCAGGGGCGGATTGTGGACGTGGGCCCGCACGATCAGCTGGTCGAACGGTGCACCGTGTACGGCGATCTCTGGAGAAGCCAGAACCGGCATGTGCTCAACCCCGGAGGAGGGCGGCCCCTGCCATGACAGAACCGAGTCGTCCCCCCGCGAAGCGGGGTGAGTCCTCACCAAAGGCCCACGGATTCGCGTCCTTTCAATCCGACGCCCTGGAGATCGAGTCCAGGCCGATACCGGTGCGGGCCAGATTCGTGCTCTACCTGTCGGCGTTCTTCTTCCTTGCCGCCCTGGCCTGGGCCTGCATCGCACGCATGGATATGGTCGTTTCAGCAACCGGAAAGTTGGTTTCCGGGGAGAAGAACATGGTTGTCCAGCCCATGGAGAGCGTCGTGGTCAAGGAGGTACTCGTGTCCGTGGGGCAGCGGGTGGTTCGGGACCAGCCTCTTGCGATCCTGGACCCCACTTTCGCCGAGGCCGGATTTGAAGAACAGGCCAAGCGGCGGCGGAGCCTGGCGGCCCAGGTGTGGCGCCTGGGGTGCGAGACCTCCGGGACGTGTCCCCCGCCGGACGGCCTGGCTCCAGAAGAAGTCAGCGCCCAACGCGAGATCATGCTCAAGCGCCAGGCGGAAAACGCATCCCGGGTGAACGCGTTGAACCGGTCCATAGCGGAGCTGGAAGCCAGGATCCAGACGAACAGGACGGCCGAGGAGCAGGCCCGCAAACAAGTGGCCATCTCCCAGGACCTGGAGGCCATGTACCAGGACGTGTTCAAGCAAGGGGCGAGTTCAAAGCTTGAATACATGAAGGCGCAAAGCGCGAAAATCGAGGCCGAGAGCCAGCGCAAGAAATTCGCCAATGAAGCCCTGGAACTCAAGCAAAGCCTGGAACGGGCCAAGGCCGAGCTGCAAACCTTCAACAGCTCCTGGGTGGGCGGGGCCATGAAGGAACTGGTGGATGCCAGACGCGAGCTTGACCAGGTGGAGGAGCGCGAGCGCAAGGCGTCGCGTCTGAAGGATCTCATAGTCCTCAAGGCTCCCCAGGCCGGCATCGTGCTCGAATTGGGCAAGTATGCGGCCGGGGCCGTGGTGGCTCAGGGCGAGACCGTGGCCATCCTGGTCCCCCTGGATGGGGCTCTGGAGGCCGAAGCGGAAGTACGCGCCAGCGACATAGGGTACATCCGTGAGGGAGACAAAACCCGCATAAAGGTAGAGGCCTTTCCCTTCCAGCGCCATGGGGTCCTGGACGGCACGGTGCGTACGGTCAGTGCCGACGCCTTTGAAAAGGATTCTCCCGAAGGACGCCAGCTTATGTACCGGACCAGGATAGCCCTGCAGGGGGCCAACCTGCGGGCGGTCCCGGCGGACATGCGGCTTATTCCGGGCATGACCCTCACGGCCGAGATAAAGGTCGGCTCGAGGCGGGTCATTACGTATTTGCTCTACCCGGTGATCCGTTCCCTGGACGAAACCATGCGCGAACCCTGAGTCGCGTCAGCCTTTCTTTTGCGGGCATGATGTCCCGCCGCCTCACGCCATAACACGATTAAGCGAACTCCCAGCCCCAAAGCCTTGCGTCAGCTTGGGCACGTCTGTCTCGTTGGCGGCGGAGGTTCTCAAATCAACAACCGCGGCCGCCTTCAGCGGGACAATCTACCTTGAAGGGATTTTCATCTGGACCTTGCCGAGCAGATCTGCCGCGTCCTTATACCCCGGGTAACGCTCCACCACTTGGCGCAAAACCTGCGCCGCGCCGCTTAGGTCTCCGGAGCGGTCCAGGAAGAAGGCGTAGGTATAGGCGTATTTGGGCATGTCCGGACGCAGTTCGGCGGCCTTGCGGGAATAGGGGAGGGCTTCGCCTAGACGGTCACTGGCCATTAGCACGCCCAGGTTGTATGCCGCCTGGGCCATTTGGGGATCGGCCGCGAAAGCCTTCTTGAGAAAAAGCTCGGCCCCTTGGGTGTCGTTTCGCTCAGCCCTCAAAAGCCCCATGTTGAAGTTGGCCGCCGCGTTGTCAGGGGCCGTTGTCAGCGCCTTGGCGAGCGAGTCTTCGGCCTTTTTCGCATCGCCCAGGCGGGCGAAGGCCATGGACTGGTTCACCATGGCCAGCACCGCCCGGGGCTCACGCGCCAGGGCCGTGTCGTAGGAAGCCACAGCCTGTGCAAACTCCTTGCGGCCAAGGTGATAGTTGCCCATGTTGTAGTGGGAGGACCATTGGTCCTGGCGTGTGGAGAGCGAGGCGAGATACTCCGTGTTGGCGCTGTCAACGCTCAGCTTTTCTTTCTCGCTTAACTTGACGTCAGGATACCCGGCCAGGGATGCGGCGGCGCGTACGCGCACCAGCCTGTATTCGTCGCCGGTTGCCGCCACCAGGGCCTGCAAGGCCTCAGGCGTGGGCACGTGCTGCAGGGCGGTGGCAGCCGCGGAACGCACCAGCGGCGACGGGTCCTTCATGGCCTTGTAGAGGGTTGAAGGAACGCGTGCGTCCCCGGAAGAGGGCACCAGCCTGACAAGCGAGGCGGCGAACACTTCATCGCGGTCTTTTCTGGCAATGTACTCGAGCATGGCCGTCAACTGCTTCCAGTCCCGCTTACGCGCCCCGTCGATGAGCGCCGCCCGTTCCATAAGCGGCGCCTGGTAGTCCCGTGGCCGCCATTCGCGTACCTGTTTGTCCGCCCAGGCGGCGTCCTTGTCCGTGTGGCAGAGGGTGCAGGCGTTGGGGGAATTGTAAGCCAGGGTCGCCTGGGGGGTAGGCGGCAGCATGGAGTGGTCGGTGCGGTTCATCCTGGCGAAAGAGGTGGTCGGCATATGGCAGGAAATGCATTTGCTGGCCGGGCTGCCTTCCTTGTGGCGGGTGTGGTCCGAGGCGTTTTTTACGCGGTCCTCGTGGCAGGGCAGGCAGGCGTTGTTGGCCTTGTCCGGGTCTTTGAAGCGGTAGCGGCCGCTGGAGGTGTGGCAGGTGACGCAGTTGATCTGCCCGGCCTTGGCGCACGGGCTCATGAGCCAGGACGTGTAGGTGTAGTTCTCCCCCAGGTCGCGGCCGTCGGGGTAGAAGTCCGGGTCCTCCAGGGCGACCAGGTCGTAGTGGTCGAAGAATCGCTCCCCAGGCTTGTACTCGGCCGTGAGCGGGGACATCTTGGCGTGGCAGCCTGAACAGGTGGCGTTGTGCTGCTCCGGGGTGAATTGCTTCACGCTTATTATTTTCATGTCTTTGGGCGGCTGGCCCTTGGGCGCCGCCAACATGACCCGGTTGTGCTCGGCCGATGGCCCGTGGCAGGTTTCGCAGTTTATGCCCGCCTCTTTCCAGGTGGTCCTGTAGGTGTCTGTCTTGGGGTCGTAATTCGTCGAAAGCTGACTGACGTGGCAGCTGTAGCAGGAGGTATTGAACGTATAGGCTTGGTCCTGCCAGCTTATCGCCTGTTCGCCGTTTGCCCCGGGAAAGTGGCGCACGCCGCTGGCGGCGGTGTCGAACCAGGCTTTCTTGTTCACGTCATAGGCTAACGGCAGGGTTTGGAACCGGCCTTTGGGGAAAGGCGTCAGGAAGTAGTAGACGTTCTTGCCGCCCAGGACGTGTTCGATTGTGTAGAGCTTCGTCCCCTTTGGCCCTGTTTCCGAGACCACCCCCTTGGCAAGGTCGGCCTGGTACTTCAACTGGCCGATCCGTATGCTGTCCTGCTGGGGGGTAAGCTGGGTCTTGGCGAACGCGGCGGTGTAGGGTTGCATGGCCAGGCCGTGGCGGGAGGTGGACCACAGCGAGTAGAACTTCTCGTGGCACTGCTTGCAGCTTTGGGAGCCGGCATATCCTTGCTGCGAAGCGGCCGTTCTGGAAACGGTTTTCGCGAAGCCGTCCTCGAAAGGTGATAAGACCGCTGCCGTCAACACGAGTGTGAACAGAAATCTCGCGAACATGCTTCCCTCTCCTGGCTGGTGAACGAATTGCCTTGCGCGGTGTCATAAGCTCACTGCCCCCGCGCTGACAATGAGAGGGAATTGACTTCACATCCAAATACCTTCAATCCTTGCCAGCTACTTTTGTTTGCCGGTCGTCATTTTCGGCATGTAGTTCCCCAAATGAATGGTCAGTGGAAAAGAGACGGGTTGAGCAATTCGGTGCGAAGCCCTAGTGGTAGAGGGTCTTGCCCAAGAATTGTCCGCAAACATTTTGATCCGGATATCCAAGGATGGCTGGCTCCAGTATGATTTCTCAGGCCGACCCGAAAGCCACCTGCCAGGTTTCCCTGACAAAGGGTACGCTGCTCGTTGCGTTCGCGGGGGCCTGGGGCATGTGCTCGGCGGTGCC encodes the following:
- a CDS encoding tetratricopeptide repeat protein gives rise to the protein MFARFLFTLVLTAAVLSPFEDGFAKTVSRTAASQQGYAGSQSCKQCHEKFYSLWSTSRHGLAMQPYTAAFAKTQLTPQQDSIRIGQLKYQADLAKGVVSETGPKGTKLYTIEHVLGGKNVYYFLTPFPKGRFQTLPLAYDVNKKAWFDTAASGVRHFPGANGEQAISWQDQAYTFNTSCYSCHVSQLSTNYDPKTDTYRTTWKEAGINCETCHGPSAEHNRVMLAAPKGQPPKDMKIISVKQFTPEQHNATCSGCHAKMSPLTAEYKPGERFFDHYDLVALEDPDFYPDGRDLGENYTYTSWLMSPCAKAGQINCVTCHTSSGRYRFKDPDKANNACLPCHEDRVKNASDHTRHKEGSPASKCISCHMPTTSFARMNRTDHSMLPPTPQATLAYNSPNACTLCHTDKDAAWADKQVREWRPRDYQAPLMERAALIDGARKRDWKQLTAMLEYIARKDRDEVFAASLVRLVPSSGDARVPSTLYKAMKDPSPLVRSAAATALQHVPTPEALQALVAATGDEYRLVRVRAAASLAGYPDVKLSEKEKLSVDSANTEYLASLSTRQDQWSSHYNMGNYHLGRKEFAQAVASYDTALAREPRAVLAMVNQSMAFARLGDAKKAEDSLAKALTTAPDNAAANFNMGLLRAERNDTQGAELFLKKAFAADPQMAQAAYNLGVLMASDRLGEALPYSRKAAELRPDMPKYAYTYAFFLDRSGDLSGAAQVLRQVVERYPGYKDAADLLGKVQMKIPSR
- a CDS encoding ATP-binding cassette domain-containing protein — protein: MSTALSCLKAVADAYAIHFDIRTAQERYGLHESEPDPDTLSTIARSSGFDAETAQLDWDALSRFDRFPALARLEKGNTVVFVGFARGPEGERILVADPLSQSPGPFELAKEGLESIWKGQTIILTPKRGSSALRCLALAARGRGLDLSPDGLAHQYALENAEPSPDKLLTIAREQGLRAEYRRLSFEDVFQLGEAFPVLARLGDGRTVILAGVLGDADTGSVEVLDLLSFPLRREPWDRQRFQDEWDGQVMLLKRHYGVTDENQPFGLRWFIPEALRQGRTLFDVAVAAIMLSLLALALPIYFQIVIDKVLIHHSLSTLQVLSLGMLLVLGFDAAFTFLRGYLLLHATSKIDIRIATRTFSKLVSLPMLFFVSSHAGVLIQHMQQADKIREFLTGKLFFTILDSVALVVFIPALFFYSPLLASLVVGFSLVLAGFLAVLIPYFKRRLLKLYKAEGERQSFLVETIRGMETVKSLSLEPVQRKKWEEKAARAVSMRFDVGRISTSATSGVGFLEKLMSLSIPWVGVYLVFEHQMSVGALIAFQMLAGRVSAPLVQIVSLLHEYQEKALSVRMLATIMNEPSERSPAKGGLRPAIRGDIRFDQVSFSYGSSGPPALSQVSLSFPAGSVTGIVGRSGSGKSTLARLIQGLYPVENGIVTMDGHDLREFDLVHLRRHIGVVLQENFLFHGTVRDNIGISKTTATMNEIAWAAGLAGADEFISRLPQGYDTMLEENGANLSGGQKQRLAIARVLLTQPRILIFDEATSALDAESEEIIQNNLEKITRDRTTIMISHRLSMLAGADRIIVMDQGRIVDVGPHDQLVERCTVYGDLWRSQNRHVLNPGGGRPLP
- a CDS encoding HlyD family type I secretion periplasmic adaptor subunit, with the translated sequence MTEPSRPPAKRGESSPKAHGFASFQSDALEIESRPIPVRARFVLYLSAFFFLAALAWACIARMDMVVSATGKLVSGEKNMVVQPMESVVVKEVLVSVGQRVVRDQPLAILDPTFAEAGFEEQAKRRRSLAAQVWRLGCETSGTCPPPDGLAPEEVSAQREIMLKRQAENASRVNALNRSIAELEARIQTNRTAEEQARKQVAISQDLEAMYQDVFKQGASSKLEYMKAQSAKIEAESQRKKFANEALELKQSLERAKAELQTFNSSWVGGAMKELVDARRELDQVEERERKASRLKDLIVLKAPQAGIVLELGKYAAGAVVAQGETVAILVPLDGALEAEAEVRASDIGYIREGDKTRIKVEAFPFQRHGVLDGTVRTVSADAFEKDSPEGRQLMYRTRIALQGANLRAVPADMRLIPGMTLTAEIKVGSRRVITYLLYPVIRSLDETMREP